A stretch of the Rhinoderma darwinii isolate aRhiDar2 chromosome 3, aRhiDar2.hap1, whole genome shotgun sequence genome encodes the following:
- the IDH3A gene encoding isocitrate dehydrogenase [NAD] subunit alpha, mitochondrial, with product MNMAGSAWRSLVSRLAGVLNTPQNGVRAFSNHVQTVTLIPGDGIGPEISSAVMKIFETAKAPIQWEERNVTAIKGPGGKWMIPPEAKESMDKNKMGLKGPLKTPIAAGHPSMNLLLRKTFDLYANVRPCVSIEGHKTPYTDVDLVTIRENTEGEYSGIEHVIVEGVVQSIKLITEQASHRIAEFAFEYARNNQRSTVTAVHKANIMRMSDGLFLKKCREVAENYKDIKFNEMYLDTVCLNMVQDPTQFDVLVMPNLYGDILSDLCAGLIGGLGVTPSGNIGANGVAIFESVHGTAPDIAGKDLANPTALLLSAVLMLRHMGLQEYAHKIENACFETIKSGKTITKDLGGSAKCSDFTEEICRRIRDSD from the exons ATGAACATGGCTGGCAGCGCCTGGAGGTCACTG GTCAGTCGCTTGGCAGGAGTCCTCAATACTCCCCAGAATGGAGTCCGAGCATTCTCTAATCAT GTGCAGACTGTCACGCTTATACCAGGCGATGGGATCGGACCAGAGATTTCTTCTGCAGTCATGAAGATTTTTGAGACTGCCAAA GCACCTATCCAATGGGAAGAGCGGAACGTGACGGCTATTAAGGGGCCTGGTGGCAAGTGGATGATCCCTCCAGAAGCCAAAGAGTCCATGGATAAAAATAAGATGGGACTTAAAG GGCCTTTGAAGACACCAATTGCTGCTGGACATCCATCCATGAACCTATTACTTCGGAAAACATTTGACCTTTATGCTAACGTGCGCCCATGTGTCTCCATTGAGGGTCACAAAACGCCTTACACTGACGTGGACCTGGTTACCATACGAGAGAACACTGAAGGAGAATACAGTGGGATTGAACATGTG ATCGTGGAAGGAGTAGTGCAGAGCATTAAGCTGATTACGGAGCAAGCCAGCCACAGAATTGCGGAGTTTGCCTTTGAATATGCGCGGAACAACCAAAGAAGCACAGTGACCGCAGTGCACAAAGCCAATATCAT GAGGATGTCTGATGGGCTTTTCTtgaagaagtgcagagaagttgcGGAAAACTACAAAGACATTAAGTTTAATGAAATGTATTTGGATACAGTGTGTCTCAAT ATGGTGCAGGATCCCACACAGTTTGATGTTCTTGTAATGCCAAACTTGTATGGAGACATCTTGAG TGATCTATGTGCAGGACTAATCGGTGGTCTCGGGGTTACACCAAGTGGAAACATTGGTGCTAATGGTGTGGCGATCTTTGAGTCG GTCCATGGCACTGCCCCAGACATTGCAGGTAAAGACCTGGCTAACCCCACTGCTCTGCTATTAAGTGCTGTCCTGATGCTGCGACACATGGGGCTGCAGGAATACGCACACAAGATAGAGAATGCCTGCTTTGAAACCATAAAATCCGGCAAG ACTATAACTAAAGACTTGGGTGGAAGCGCAAAGTGCTCTGATTTTACAGAAGAGATCTGTCGCAGAATACGAGATAGCGACTAA